From one Mytilus trossulus isolate FHL-02 chromosome 10, PNRI_Mtr1.1.1.hap1, whole genome shotgun sequence genomic stretch:
- the LOC134687745 gene encoding myb-like protein D yields MNDDGSKLDQFTTEAVEDNGIGEDHPLHDLVDSFSSRLLDARSDSTMFKDDKKKQLEEANRGVKNQRKQRLTDLTGDTGPIYSTEFDLDIGDTDTLNNSNSNNMGDTDLHTNINNSNSNNMGNSDLHSNANNSNLNLLEKSELKTLEISELNILEKSELNKPEVSELNILEISELNKLEISELNKHELSDFNQNSNKNCAKELNQNSNNNCAKELNQNNNNNRTKETCQIQTDILSNESNNSYARKDSHSNIQTDLLQDQNEQSKNNLEEKKYRKTKADTKKSQRDDSDIRLIKRQRELSSKREARKNEDLKKTDFAAKREARKNEDLKKQNWMLKERLERMKISKKWNLLLKERLERIKISIKENLLLKEKLERMEIIEGLKQKVRSLKEIRQMERQMESQRELASKREARKDKNYGRAEAESKKSQRDNSDIRKMERQRERMKISKETKQKRKKIARQMKTTENMSLNETSTEKRI; encoded by the exons ATGTTTAAAGATGACAAGAAGAAACAATTGGAGGAGGCTAATCGTGGTGTGAAAAACCAAAGGAAACAGAGACTGACGGACTTGACTGGGGATACTGGACCCATTTACAGTACAGAGTTCGACCTTGACATAGGTGATACTGACACCCTCAACAACAGTAACTCAAATAACATGGGGGATACTGACCTCcacacaaatataaacaacagtaACTCAAATAATATGGGGAATTCTGACCTCCACTCTAATGCAAATAACAGTAACTTGAACCTACTTGAAAAATCTGAATTGAAAACACTTGAAATATCTGAACTGAATATACTTGAAAAATCTGAATTGAATAAACCTGAAGTATCTGAACTGAATATACTTGAAATATCTGAATTGAATAAACTTGAAATATCTGAATTAAATAAACATGAACTATCTGATTTCAATCAAAACAGTAACAAAAACTGTGCGAAAGAATTGAATCAAAACAGTAACAATAACTGTGCAAAAGAATTGaatcaaaacaataacaataaccGTACAAAAGAAACTTGTCAAATACAAACCGATATTCTGTCAAATGAATCAAACAATAGTTATGCAAGAAAAGATTCTCATAGTAATATCCAAACTGATCTGTTGCAAGACCAAAATGAAcaatctaaaaataatttagaagaA aaaaaatatagaaaaactaaagCAGATACAAAAAAGTCTCAGAGAGATGATTCTGATATAAGACTGATAAAGAGACAAAGAGAACTTTCTTCTAAAAGAGAGGCTAGAAAGAacgaagatttaaaaaaaacagactttGCTGCTAAAAGAGAGGCTAGAAAGaatgaagatttaaaaaaacagaactGGATGCTAAAAGAGAGGCTAGAAAGAATGAAGATTTCCAAAAAATGGAACTTGCTGCTAAAAGAGAGGCTAGAAAGAATAAAGATTTCAATAAAAGAGAACTTGCTGCTAAAAGAAAAGTTAGAAAGGATGGAAATTATAGAAGGGCTGAAGCAGAAAGTAAGAAGTCTCAAAGAGATAAGACAGATGGAAAGACAGATGGAAAGTCAAAGAGAACTTGCTTCTAAAAGAGAGGCTAGAAAGGATAAAAATTACGGAAGGGCTGAAGCAGAAAGTAAGAAGTCTCAAAGAGATAATTCTGATATAAGAAAGATGGAAAGACAAAGAGAAAGAATGAAGATTTCAAAAGAAAcgaaacagaaaagaaaaaaaattgccagaCAGATGAAGACTACAGAAAACATGAGTCTGAACGAGACTTCCACAGAAAAAAGAATATAG